In the genome of Populus nigra chromosome 9, ddPopNigr1.1, whole genome shotgun sequence, one region contains:
- the LOC133703623 gene encoding cysteine-rich receptor-like protein kinase 10, whose amino-acid sequence MGHNFLSDANTIQLLLLLYFSIANLLNLAHADPPYRFCSNTSPYVANSPFQNNLKSLMSYLASNASVSNQYHAYAGNDPDRVYAQYMCYNYITNEKCSACIDAASQDIMQLCPNNRDAAVWEELCQLRFSNQNFLGLLDFSGNIPLSNRKTIENPEQYFVSAVNENFSNLTKKAAFDPAQNMYATRKLALSDRETLYALGQCTTDLSSHDCNTCLQVAIQNISTCCYISRGARLLSRSCYFRYELYAFHDGVAEPGTRKCKYIYFQYITNKSYKICLTNQRYCSCVSHCIVYHLLSANKKKRNRLQRTVLSFADEEKGHLAFLQELIKSRGSTFVEDNKVSSKELPWMMDLTVIRAATDNFSVSNKLGQGGFGPVYKGILSDGSEVAVKRLSRSSEQGVKEFKTEVLLIMKLQHKNLVRLLGFCVEGEEKLLVYEFMPNSSLDVILFDPTKRAELDWSSRTDIINGIAKGMLYLHEDSRLRIIHRDLKASNVLLDNEMNPKISDFGMARIFSSNEDEANTARIVGTYGYMAPEYAMEGLYSTKSDVFSFGVLLFEIISGRKKAVSHQSKCAPSLLAYAWQLWNEGNKAELIDPRLSDSCNADEFSRYMHIGLLCVQEDASDRPTMSSVVLMLKSQNSFLPQPERPAFVGRFMDNLEATASNFSVNEMTLSDVGPRG is encoded by the exons ATGGGTCATAATTTTCTCAGTGATGCGAACACCATTCAATTGCTTTTGTTGTTGTACTTTTCCATTGCCAACCTTCTTAATCTTGCTCATGCTGATCCACCCTACAGGTTTTGCTCAAATACATCTCCTTACGTAGCTAATAGTCCATTTCAAAACAATCTCAAGtccctcatgtcttatcttgcCTCAAATGCTTCTGTGTCGAATCAATATCATGCCTATGCTGGAAATGACCCTGATAGAGTCTATGCTCAATATATGTGCTACAACTACATAACAAACGAAAAGTGCAGTGCCTGCATTGATGCAGCATCACAAGATATCATGCAACTCTGTCCAAACAATAGAGATGCAGCTGTATGGGAGGAGCTGTGCCAGTTGCGCTTCTCGAATCAAAATTTTTTAGGCCTGCTTGATTTCTCAGGAAACATTCCTTTATCTAATAGAAAGACGATTGAAAATCCGGAACAGTACTTTGTATCAGCAGTGAACGAAAATTTCAGTAACCTTACCAAGAAGGCTGCTTTTGATCCTGCGCAGAATATGTATGCTACGCGAAAATTAGCCTTATCGGATAGAGAAACCCTTTATGCTCTGGGGCAGTGCACTACAGATTTGTCATCCCACGATTGTAACACTTGCCTTCAGGTTGCCATACAAAATATTTCAACTTGCTGCTATATCAGTCGAGGGGCACGGCTTCTTAGCCGGAGTTGCTATTTTAGGTATGAGCTATACGCATTCCATGACGGCGTAGCCGAACCGGGAACACGAAAGTgtaagtatatatattttcaatatattaCAAACAAATCATACAAAATTTGCTTAACCAATCAAAGATA TTGTTCTTGCGTTTCTCACTGCATCGTGTATCATCTACTTTCGGcgaataagaagaaaagaaacag ATTACAAAGAACTGTTCTGTCATTTGCAGATGAGGAAAAAGGCCACCTTGCTTTCTTACAGGAACTGATAAAATCTAGAGGATCGACATTCGTAGAAGATAATAAGGTGAGTTCTAAGGAATTACCATGGATGATGGACCTGACTGTTATAAGAGCTGCGACAGATAACTTCTCTGTTTCAAACAAGCTTGGACAGGGAGGATTTGGCCCTGTTTACAAG GGGATACTAAGCGATGGAAGCGAAGTTGCAGTGAAGAGACTTTCAAGAAGTTCGGAGCAGGGcgtaaaagaattcaaaactgaaGTTCTATTAATAATGAAACTTCAGCACAAAAATCTTGTCAGGCTGCTTGGTTTTTGTGTTGAAGGAGAGGAGAAGCTCCTCGTCTATGAATTCATGCCTAACAGCAGCCTTGATGTTATTCTTTTTG ATCCTACGAAACGAGCAGAACTTGATTGGAGCAGTAGAACTGATATTATAAATGGAATTGCAAAGGGAATGCTTTATCTTCACGAGGATTCTAGGCTTAGAATCATTCATCGAGACCTAAAAGCTTCTAATGTATTGTTAGACAATGAGATGAATCCGAAGATTTCTGACTTTGGAATGGCAAGGATTTTTTCAAGCAATGAAGACGAAGCCAATACTGCTCGAATAGTAGGAACATA TGGATACATGGCACCAGAATATGCAATGGAGGGATTATATTCAACCAAATCTgatgtttttagttttggtgTTCTCTTGTTTGAGATCATAAGCGGGAGAAAGAAAGCTGTATCCCACCAATCAAAATGTGCTCCTAGCCTCCTTGCATAT GCTTGGCAATTATGGAACGAAGGAAATAAAGCAGAGTTGATTGATCCAAGGCTGTCTGATTCATGCAATGCAGACGAATTCTCACGTTACATGCACATTGGTTTATTATGTGTTCAAGAAGATGCTAGCGACAGACCTACCATGTCATCTGTTGTCTTAATGCTCAAAAGCCAAAATTCATTTCTTCCCCAACCTGAGCGGCCGGCTTTTGTGGGAAGATTCATGGACAACCTGGAGGCAACTGCTAGCAATTTCTCTGTCAATGAAATGACACTTTCTGATGTTGGTCCACGCGGATGA
- the LOC133703624 gene encoding cysteine-rich receptor-like protein kinase 10: protein MSSVRSNASVSKLYNTSTGNDLDRIYAQYMCINYITLDSCSTCITAASQDIMQRDDLNDGESAFMDLASIYAATGNFSDSNLLGRGGFGPVYKGKLSDGKEVAVKRLSACSEQGTDEFTNEVMLIMKLQHKNLVKLLGLCVDGDEKLLVYEFMPNRSLDVFLFDRKERARLNWRTRIGIVNGIAKGTLYLHEDSRHRIIHRDLKASNVLLDKDMNPKISDFGMARMFAGSEGEANTARIVGTYGYMAPEYAMEGLYSTKSDVFSFGVLLLEIITGKRNSEFNKSKRAPSLLAYAWQLWNEGKELELIDPLMADSCCSDEFSRYMHVGLLCVQEDPCERPTMSSVVLMLKRESSILIQPDRPAFSVGRFADYEANAGNCSVNALTISSISPR from the exons ATGTCCTCCGTTCGTTCAAATGCATCAGTTTCAAAACTTTACAATACCTCTACTGGAAATGACCTTGACAGAATCTATGCTCAATATATGTGCATCAACTATATAACACTCGATAGCTGCAGTACTTGCATAACGGCAGCATCACAAGATATCATGCAG AGAGATGACCTTAATGATGGGGAATCTGCATTTATGGATTTGGCATCTATATATGCAGCTACTGGTAACTTCTCTGACTCAAATTTGCTTGGACGAGGTGGTTTTGGCCCAGTTTATAAG GGAAAACTGAGTGATGGAAAAGAAGTTGCAGTGAAGAGACTTTCAGCTTGCTCTGAGCAAGGCACAGATGAGTTTACCAATGAAGTTATGCTAATCATGAAACTTCAGCACAAAAATCTTGTCAAGCTTCTCGGCCTTTGTGTTGATGGAGATGAAAAGCTTCTGGTCTATGAATTCATGCCTAACAGAAGCCTAGATGTTTTCCTCTTTG ATAGAAAGGAACGTGCACGGCTCAATTGGCGAACACGAATTGGTATCGTAAATGGAATTGCAAAGGGCACTCTTTATCTCCATGAGGATTCTAGGCATAGAATTATTCATCGAGACCTGAAAGCTAGCAATGTGTTGTTGGACAAGGATATGAACCCAAAAATCTCAGACTTTGGAATGGCAAGGATGTTTGCAGGCAGCGAAGGCGAAGCCAATACTGCTAGGATAGTTGGAACATA TGGATACATGGCACCAGAGTATGCAATGGAAGGATTATACTCCACCAAGTCTgatgtttttagttttggagTTCTTCTGCTTGAGATCATAACTGGAAAAAGGAATTCTGAATTCAACAAATCGAAACGTGCTCCGAGCCTCCTAGCTTAT GCATGGCAATTATGGAACGAAGGAAAAGAATTAGAGTTGATAGATCCACTGATGGCTGATTCATGCTGTTCGGATGAATTTTCGCGATACATGCATGTCGGTTTGTTGTGCGTTCAAGAAGATCCTTGTGAGAGGCCTACCATGTCCTCGGTAGTTTTAATGCTGAAAAGAGAAAGTTCAATTCTTATCCAACCTGATCGGCCAGCATTTTCTGTGGGAAGATTCGCAGACTACGAGGCTAATGCTGGCAATTGTTCTGTCAATGCCTTAACAATTTCAAGTATTTCGCCCCGTTGA